A portion of the Flavobacterium limnophilum genome contains these proteins:
- a CDS encoding Uma2 family endonuclease, whose translation MATITDINSLDFTKSYTYADYLTWNFPERLEILKGKIFKMSPAPSRKHQEISFQLSLIFGNFFKNTSCSVYVAPFDVRLINYKKSTSDKEISTVFQPDICVICDKDKLDDRGCLGAPDLIIEILSPGNSKKEMDIKFDLYEENGVKEYWIVEPFQKSILIYTLQNNKYIGLKPIAEEGLVHSPLFSELSFNVEEVFRE comes from the coding sequence ATGGCAACGATAACCGATATCAACAGTTTAGATTTTACAAAATCCTATACTTATGCGGATTATCTTACTTGGAATTTTCCAGAAAGATTAGAAATTTTGAAAGGAAAAATCTTCAAGATGAGTCCTGCTCCCAGCAGAAAACATCAGGAGATTTCTTTTCAACTATCCTTGATTTTTGGAAATTTTTTCAAGAACACGTCTTGTAGTGTTTACGTTGCTCCATTTGATGTGCGATTAATCAATTACAAAAAAAGTACTTCCGACAAAGAAATTTCAACCGTGTTTCAACCCGATATTTGCGTGATTTGTGACAAGGATAAGCTAGACGACAGAGGCTGTCTTGGAGCACCCGATTTAATTATTGAAATTCTTTCGCCTGGAAATTCTAAAAAAGAAATGGACATCAAGTTTGATTTATACGAAGAAAACGGCGTAAAAGAATATTGGATAGTAGAACCTTTCCAAAAATCAATCTTGATTTATACCCTCCAAAATAACAAATATATCGGACTAAAGCCCATTGCTGAAGAAGGATTGGTGCACAGTCCGTTGTTTTCAGAATTGAGCTTTAATGTGGAGGAAGTTTTTAGGGAATAA
- a CDS encoding PIN domain-containing protein — translation MKILLDTNIIIHREANKIYKPEIGQLFKWIDNLKYSKYIHPLTVEELERYKDPNALDTMSIKIESYNLLKHQAPLGEEILKVSRKVDNQDNDINDTQILNEVYEGRVDILISEDKKIHTKANLLGISERVFKIQNFLEKVTAENPELVNFKVLAVKKVDFAEVNIKDSFFDSFREDYTEFDAWFNGKSEESCYVCHSDGNLTAFLFVKTESEKENYSNISPVFQPKKRLKIGTLKVTGNGYKIGERFLKTIFDNAIQYKVEEIYVTLFTKRPEQEQLIEMLEEWGFVYHGLKTTKNGEERVYVRSFGKNLPKNIQNPKLTFPFFSRETDKYIIKIEPQYHTELFPDSINTREDKSKYTENEPHRNRISKAYISHSKDRNLKSGDIVLIYRIGEEGTQKIYTSTITSICIVESIKNDFKTFDDFFDSCNRKTMISKEDLKNKWWNKFPKYKPFVINFLFAHSLPTPKPTIKNLIDLRIFEDSKSIPLGFIKLTNEQFNDLINFAYKIKK, via the coding sequence ATGAAAATATTACTCGATACCAATATCATTATTCATAGAGAAGCAAATAAAATATACAAACCAGAAATTGGTCAACTTTTCAAATGGATAGACAATCTTAAATATTCCAAATACATTCATCCTTTAACAGTTGAAGAATTAGAAAGGTATAAAGACCCGAATGCTCTTGATACAATGAGTATTAAAATTGAGAGTTACAATTTGCTCAAACATCAAGCTCCATTAGGAGAAGAAATACTGAAAGTAAGCAGAAAAGTAGATAATCAAGACAACGATATAAATGACACTCAAATATTAAACGAAGTTTATGAAGGCAGAGTAGATATTTTAATCTCGGAAGATAAAAAAATTCACACTAAAGCAAATTTGCTTGGAATATCGGAAAGGGTTTTTAAAATTCAAAATTTTCTTGAAAAAGTTACTGCAGAAAATCCAGAATTAGTCAATTTTAAAGTTTTAGCTGTCAAAAAAGTTGATTTTGCGGAAGTAAACATCAAAGACTCATTTTTTGATAGTTTCAGAGAAGATTATACGGAATTTGATGCTTGGTTTAATGGAAAATCGGAAGAGTCGTGTTATGTATGTCATAGCGATGGGAATTTAACAGCATTTCTTTTTGTTAAAACAGAAAGTGAAAAAGAAAATTATTCAAATATTTCACCAGTTTTTCAACCGAAAAAGAGATTAAAAATTGGCACATTAAAAGTTACGGGAAACGGATATAAAATTGGAGAGCGATTTCTTAAAACTATCTTTGACAATGCCATTCAATATAAAGTTGAAGAAATTTATGTCACTCTTTTTACCAAAAGACCTGAACAAGAACAGCTAATTGAAATGCTTGAAGAATGGGGATTTGTTTACCATGGATTAAAAACGACCAAGAATGGAGAAGAACGAGTATATGTTAGATCATTTGGTAAAAATTTACCAAAAAACATTCAAAATCCTAAATTAACTTTCCCTTTCTTTTCTAGAGAAACAGATAAATATATTATAAAAATTGAACCTCAATATCATACAGAGCTTTTTCCAGACAGTATAAATACAAGAGAAGATAAATCTAAATATACTGAAAACGAACCTCACAGAAATCGAATAAGTAAAGCATATATTTCACATTCAAAAGATAGAAATTTAAAATCTGGTGATATTGTTTTAATTTATAGAATCGGAGAAGAAGGTACTCAAAAAATTTATACAAGTACTATTACTAGTATTTGTATAGTGGAAAGTATTAAAAATGATTTTAAAACTTTTGATGATTTTTTCGACTCTTGTAATAGAAAAACTATGATATCTAAAGAGGATTTAAAAAACAAATGGTGGAATAAATTTCCTAAATACAAACCTTTTGTGATTAATTTTTTGTTTGCACATTCATTACCAACTCCTAAACCAACTATAAAAAATTTAATTGACTTAAGGATTTTTGAAGATAGTAAAAGCATACCTTTAGGCTTTATAAAATTAACTAATGAACAGTTCAACGATTTAATTAATTTTGCATATAAAATCAAAAAATAA
- a CDS encoding ATP-binding protein encodes MELMKNIIFIGGIHGVGKGTICKEIALKTDIVHLTASQILKWEEISDSDNKLVKNITSTQDRLIKGLKNLIKKDKKYLLDGHFCLLNSNQVPSRIDEETFDQINPKVIAIVIDDIQEIAKRLETRDGKIYDTKVLNQLQQMETEYAKYLSDKYSIPYIEIQYGNYTQLMEII; translated from the coding sequence ATGGAATTAATGAAAAATATAATTTTTATTGGCGGAATTCACGGTGTTGGAAAAGGTACAATTTGTAAAGAAATAGCTTTGAAAACTGATATAGTCCACCTTACTGCAAGTCAAATATTAAAATGGGAGGAGATTAGCGATAGTGATAATAAACTCGTAAAAAACATTACTTCAACACAAGACAGGCTAATAAAAGGTCTAAAAAATCTAATTAAAAAAGACAAAAAATATCTTCTTGATGGACATTTCTGCCTATTAAATTCAAATCAAGTCCCAAGTAGAATTGATGAAGAAACTTTTGACCAAATTAACCCAAAAGTTATAGCGATTGTAATTGATGATATTCAAGAAATTGCCAAAAGATTAGAAACAAGAGATGGAAAAATTTATGACACTAAGGTTTTGAATCAATTACAACAAATGGAAACAGAATATGCAAAATATCTTTCAGATAAATATTCAATTCCTTACATCGAAATACAATACGGAAACTATACTCAACTAATGGAAATTATTTAA
- a CDS encoding aminotransferase class V-fold PLP-dependent enzyme, which translates to MLDINKVRADFPILSRTVNGKPLVYFDNGATSQKPQIVIDAISNYYQEINANIHRGVHTLSQLATDAYEVARGKIQNHINAKFAHEVIFTSGTTHSINAVANGFASLLKPDDEVLVSSLEHHSNIVPWQMLCEKTGAVLKVIPMDENGELIMAEYDKLLSDKTKIVTVNHISNALGTVNPVKYMIDKAHEFGAAILIDGAQAVPHLKPDVQALDCDFYVFSGHKMCGPTGTGILYGKEAWLNKLPPYQGGGEMIKEVTFEKTTYADLPHKFEAGTPDIAGGIVLGTAVDYMNSIGFDNIQKQELELLEYATKRLLEIEGLKIYGTAKEKTSVVSFNIEGIHPYDIGTIIDKLGIAVRTGHHCAQPIMNFFNIPGTIRASFSFYNTKEEIDVMVEAVKKAQMMLA; encoded by the coding sequence ATGTTAGATATCAATAAAGTTAGAGCCGATTTTCCGATACTTTCCAGAACCGTAAACGGAAAACCATTGGTCTATTTCGACAACGGAGCCACTTCGCAAAAACCACAAATCGTGATTGATGCGATTTCCAACTATTACCAAGAAATCAACGCAAACATTCATCGTGGCGTGCATACTTTGAGCCAATTGGCAACCGATGCATACGAAGTTGCCCGCGGCAAAATCCAAAATCACATCAATGCCAAATTTGCCCACGAAGTGATTTTTACTTCGGGAACAACTCATAGTATTAATGCTGTCGCCAATGGATTTGCTTCGCTATTAAAACCTGACGACGAGGTTTTGGTTTCGTCCTTGGAACACCACAGCAACATCGTGCCTTGGCAAATGTTGTGCGAAAAAACAGGAGCCGTTTTGAAAGTGATTCCAATGGATGAAAACGGTGAATTGATTATGGCGGAATACGATAAATTATTGTCGGACAAGACCAAAATCGTGACCGTAAACCATATCTCGAATGCTTTGGGAACAGTGAATCCCGTTAAATACATGATTGACAAAGCCCACGAATTTGGTGCGGCGATTTTGATTGACGGTGCACAAGCCGTTCCGCATTTGAAACCCGATGTTCAGGCTTTGGATTGTGATTTTTATGTTTTTTCGGGACACAAAATGTGTGGTCCAACAGGAACCGGAATTTTATACGGAAAAGAAGCTTGGTTGAATAAATTACCGCCCTATCAAGGTGGTGGCGAAATGATCAAAGAAGTGACTTTCGAAAAAACCACTTATGCCGATTTGCCACACAAATTTGAAGCGGGAACACCCGATATTGCTGGCGGAATTGTTTTGGGAACAGCTGTAGATTATATGAATTCGATTGGTTTTGACAACATTCAAAAACAGGAATTGGAATTGTTGGAATATGCCACAAAGCGATTATTGGAAATCGAAGGCTTGAAAATTTACGGAACGGCCAAGGAAAAAACTTCGGTGGTTTCGTTTAATATTGAAGGCATTCATCCTTATGATATTGGAACGATAATCGACAAATTGGGAATAGCCGTTCGAACCGGACATCATTGCGCCCAACCGATAATGAATTTTTTCAATATTCCGGGAACGATTCGCGCTTCGTTTTCTTTTTACAATACCAAAGAAGAAATCGACGTTATGGTCGAAGCGGTAAAAAAAGCACAAATGATGTTGGCTTAA
- a CDS encoding SufE family protein: MNIKEKQEEIIDEFSMFDDWMQRYEYIIDLGKNLPLIQEEFKTDDNLIKGCQSKVWLKGEQNDDKIVFTADSDAILTKGIIAILIRVFSNQTAAEILDADMDFIDEIGLKEHLSPTRANGLVSMIKNIKMYALAFDAKK, encoded by the coding sequence ATGAACATTAAAGAAAAACAAGAAGAAATAATAGACGAGTTTTCGATGTTTGACGATTGGATGCAACGTTACGAATACATTATCGATTTGGGCAAAAACCTGCCTTTAATCCAGGAAGAATTCAAGACCGACGACAATCTTATCAAGGGATGCCAATCGAAAGTATGGCTGAAAGGAGAACAAAATGACGATAAAATAGTATTCACCGCCGATAGTGACGCCATTTTAACCAAAGGAATCATAGCGATTTTGATTCGGGTTTTTTCGAACCAGACTGCGGCCGAAATTCTGGATGCCGACATGGATTTTATTGACGAAATCGGACTCAAAGAACATTTGTCGCCAACCCGAGCCAATGGATTGGTTTCAATGATCAAAAATATAAAAATGTACGCATTGGCATTCGATGCAAAAAAATAA
- a CDS encoding DUF59 domain-containing protein, whose translation MEQSIDTNQLGIEIVAKLKTIYDPEIPVDIYELGLIYDVMVSTDFEVKILMTLTSPNCPVAESLPREVEEKVKSIEHIKGAEVEITFDPPWSKDLMSEEAKLELGML comes from the coding sequence ATGGAACAATCAATAGACACCAACCAATTAGGAATTGAAATCGTGGCAAAACTAAAAACCATCTACGATCCGGAGATTCCTGTTGATATTTACGAATTAGGATTGATTTATGACGTAATGGTCAGCACCGATTTTGAGGTAAAAATCTTGATGACATTGACTTCCCCGAACTGTCCCGTTGCGGAAAGTTTGCCAAGAGAAGTGGAAGAAAAGGTAAAATCAATCGAGCACATTAAAGGTGCGGAAGTGGAAATCACTTTCGACCCGCCTTGGAGTAAAGATTTAATGAGCGAAGAAGCTAAATTAGAATTGGGAATGCTTTAA
- a CDS encoding DUF2480 family protein — protein sequence MEEIINKVANSALEVFDLEDYYPKGIRAQIDISQWLLEGFLLKEKDFREHLKNHDWSQYQDQYVAINCSTDAIVPAWASILVAIQLAPFAKKIINGSIEDLDAALYEEILSKIDYSVYDNKAVIIKGCSKKPVPTRAYILAAHHLQGFARSIMYGEACSAVPLYKSPKK from the coding sequence ATGGAAGAAATTATAAATAAAGTAGCCAACAGCGCTTTGGAAGTTTTCGACTTGGAAGACTATTATCCGAAGGGTATTCGTGCGCAAATTGATATTTCGCAATGGCTTTTGGAAGGTTTCTTGTTGAAGGAAAAAGACTTTAGAGAGCACCTTAAAAACCACGATTGGTCACAATATCAAGATCAATATGTCGCCATCAATTGCAGCACCGATGCAATTGTTCCGGCTTGGGCTTCCATTTTGGTTGCGATTCAATTGGCGCCTTTTGCCAAGAAAATAATCAACGGAAGCATCGAAGATTTGGATGCTGCTTTATACGAAGAAATTCTTTCCAAAATCGATTATTCGGTTTATGACAACAAGGCCGTCATTATAAAAGGCTGTTCCAAAAAACCCGTGCCAACTCGTGCCTATATTTTGGCCGCACACCATTTGCAAGGATTTGCCCGAAGTATTATGTACGGAGAGGCTTGTTCGGCAGTTCCCTTGTATAAATCGCCTAAAAAATAA
- a CDS encoding DUF3078 domain-containing protein: MKKTMLLACLLCVSVKINAQTAAEKDLIKKTEEAAKVVDDTIKNGWKSKGKVTFLFNQANFNNWVAGGENSFSGNLGLDYKIDYKKDKLSWENRILASYGVLQTQNSSFEKKTDDQVEINSIVAKRTDGGNWYYSFLANFRTQFTKGYVYSKDVNGAEVRAENTNFMSPGYLLFGPGMYWKKTEDFKLNFAPLTAKFTFVDSFYTSIPGYVNGSYFGVDANESVLFQLGFNATAYYKFKIMENVTAENYLNLYSNYLENPQNIDINYTLNLVMKINKVLSANLNFQAIYDDDAFAGFQTKEVFGVGVNYSF; the protein is encoded by the coding sequence ATGAAAAAAACAATGCTACTGGCCTGTCTATTATGTGTTTCTGTCAAGATTAACGCTCAAACTGCCGCCGAGAAAGATTTGATAAAAAAGACCGAAGAAGCAGCAAAAGTTGTAGATGACACCATCAAAAATGGGTGGAAATCAAAAGGTAAAGTTACTTTTCTTTTTAATCAAGCCAATTTTAATAACTGGGTAGCCGGAGGAGAAAACAGTTTTTCGGGAAACTTGGGTTTGGATTATAAAATCGATTACAAAAAAGACAAATTGAGTTGGGAAAACAGGATTTTGGCTTCTTATGGAGTGCTTCAAACCCAAAACTCCAGCTTTGAAAAGAAAACCGACGACCAAGTCGAAATCAATTCCATCGTGGCCAAAAGAACAGACGGCGGTAACTGGTATTATTCGTTTTTGGCCAATTTCAGAACCCAATTCACCAAAGGTTATGTTTATTCGAAAGACGTGAATGGTGCGGAAGTAAGAGCGGAAAATACCAATTTTATGTCGCCGGGATATTTGCTTTTTGGACCAGGTATGTATTGGAAAAAAACCGAGGATTTCAAATTGAATTTTGCACCATTAACAGCCAAATTTACTTTTGTGGACAGTTTCTACACTTCGATTCCAGGTTATGTAAATGGTAGTTATTTTGGTGTGGATGCCAATGAAAGCGTGTTGTTTCAACTGGGTTTCAATGCCACGGCCTATTACAAATTCAAAATTATGGAAAATGTTACTGCCGAAAATTATTTAAATTTATATTCCAATTATTTGGAAAATCCACAAAACATAGACATTAATTACACCTTGAATCTGGTAATGAAAATCAACAAAGTATTGTCGGCCAATTTGAATTTCCAGGCTATATATGACGATGATGCTTTTGCCGGTTTCCAAACCAAGGAAGTGTTTGGTGTAGGCGTTAATTACAGCTTTTAA
- the mfd gene encoding transcription-repair coupling factor: MSKKNLYSIYDNSPKIKQIVDSLQQADLKIQLNGLIGSSLSFVVQSLFKKTEKPFLLILDDKEEAAYYLNDLEQMIGEEDVLFYPGSYRRPYHIEDTDNANVLLRAEVLNRINSRKKPAVIVTYPEALFEKVVTRKELDKNTLKVTVGDQISIDFINEVLFEYEFKRVDFITEPGEFSVRGGIVDVFSFSNDNPYRIEFFGNEVDSIRSFDVETQLSIEKQKKITIIPNVENKFFQENRESFLEYINNQTVLFIQDTDSLFSKLDRLFAKATEIFENLNATVNHVAPNQLFLNQTEFIKKSLDFSVVELCSKPIYKTKKSFDFHIKPQPSFNKQFDLLLNNLNDNHFNGYKNYLFCSNDAQAKRFHDIFESLDEENSENIRKQYNTIVLPIYQGFIDEENQLACYTDHQIFERYHKFSIKSNVSKKQNITLKELTTLTVGDYVTHIDHGIGRFGGLQKIQVEGKTQEAIKLVYADNDIVYVSIHSLYKISKFNGKDGTPPKIYKLGSNAWKILKQKTKARVKHIAFNLIQLYAKRKLEKGFRFAPDSYLQNELESSFIYEDTPDQTKSTAEVKADMESDRPMDRLVCGDVGFGKTEVAIRAAFKAVDNSKQVAVLVPTTILAYQHYRTFSERLKDMPVSIGYLNRFRTAKQKAETLKQLAEGKLDIVIGTHQLVNKNVVFKDLGLLIVDEEQKFGVNVKDKLKTIAANVDTLTLTATPIPRTLQFSLMAARDLSVITTPPPNRYPIETNVVGFSEELIRDAISYEIQRSGQVFFINNRIENIKEVAGMIQRLVPDARVGIGHGQMEGKKLEELMLAFMNGEFDVLVATTIIESGLDVPNANTIFINNANNFGLSDLHQMRGRVGRSNKKAFCYFICPPYSAMTDDARKRIQALEQFSELGSGFNIAMKDLEIRGAGDLLGGEQSGFINEIGFDTYQKIMNEAIDELKENEFKDLYENEDSGVEKEYVKDLQIDTDFELLFSDEYINNVTERLSLYNELGNVTNEEELIVFQNKLIDRFGPMPPRANALMNSIRIKWVATKVGIEKLVMKKGKMIGYFVADQNSDFYTSKRFHQVIQFVQKNSNICVMKEKQTPAGLRLLLTFDNVKTTRRALELMEMLGKD, from the coding sequence TTGAGTAAAAAAAATCTATATTCGATCTACGATAATTCGCCAAAAATCAAGCAAATTGTCGATAGTTTGCAACAAGCCGACTTAAAAATCCAATTGAATGGATTGATAGGTTCTTCGCTTTCGTTTGTAGTGCAATCGCTTTTCAAAAAAACCGAGAAACCGTTTTTACTCATCCTGGACGATAAGGAAGAAGCGGCTTATTATTTGAACGATTTGGAGCAAATGATAGGCGAAGAGGATGTGCTTTTTTATCCCGGTTCCTATCGTCGTCCCTATCATATTGAAGATACAGACAATGCCAATGTTTTGCTTCGCGCCGAAGTCTTGAACCGCATCAATTCCCGCAAAAAACCGGCAGTTATTGTCACTTATCCCGAAGCGCTTTTCGAAAAAGTGGTTACGAGAAAAGAGCTCGACAAAAACACTTTGAAAGTAACGGTTGGCGACCAAATTTCGATTGATTTTATCAATGAAGTCTTGTTCGAATACGAATTCAAGAGAGTTGATTTTATTACTGAACCGGGCGAATTTTCCGTTCGTGGAGGAATTGTCGACGTGTTCTCTTTTTCGAATGACAATCCGTACCGAATCGAGTTTTTTGGCAACGAAGTCGACAGCATTCGAAGTTTTGACGTGGAAACACAATTGTCTATCGAAAAGCAAAAGAAAATCACGATTATTCCCAATGTAGAGAACAAATTCTTTCAAGAAAACCGTGAAAGCTTTTTGGAATACATCAACAATCAAACAGTTTTATTTATTCAAGATACCGATTCGCTTTTCTCTAAATTGGATAGACTTTTTGCCAAAGCCACCGAGATTTTCGAAAACCTGAATGCCACGGTAAATCATGTTGCACCGAATCAATTGTTCCTGAACCAGACGGAATTCATCAAGAAAAGTTTGGATTTTTCGGTTGTTGAATTGTGTTCCAAGCCTATTTATAAAACCAAGAAATCATTCGATTTTCATATCAAACCGCAGCCTTCTTTCAACAAACAATTCGATTTGTTGTTGAATAATTTGAATGACAATCATTTTAACGGCTACAAAAATTACTTGTTTTGTTCGAATGATGCCCAAGCCAAAAGGTTTCACGATATTTTTGAATCTTTGGACGAAGAAAACTCCGAGAATATTCGAAAGCAATACAATACGATTGTCTTGCCTATTTATCAAGGATTTATCGACGAAGAAAACCAATTGGCCTGTTATACGGATCACCAAATTTTTGAACGTTATCATAAATTCAGCATTAAAAGTAATGTTTCGAAGAAGCAAAATATCACTTTAAAAGAGCTGACCACTTTGACGGTTGGCGATTATGTAACGCACATCGATCACGGAATTGGGCGCTTTGGCGGATTGCAAAAAATACAGGTGGAAGGCAAAACTCAAGAAGCCATTAAGTTAGTTTACGCCGATAATGACATTGTGTATGTGAGCATTCACTCGCTTTACAAAATTTCGAAATTCAACGGAAAAGACGGAACGCCGCCTAAAATTTACAAATTGGGTTCGAATGCCTGGAAGATTCTGAAGCAGAAAACCAAGGCTCGTGTCAAACATATTGCGTTCAATTTGATTCAATTATACGCCAAAAGAAAATTGGAAAAAGGATTCCGTTTTGCGCCCGACAGCTATTTGCAAAACGAATTGGAAAGTTCCTTCATCTACGAAGATACGCCCGACCAAACCAAATCAACTGCTGAAGTAAAAGCGGATATGGAAAGCGACCGTCCGATGGATCGTTTGGTTTGTGGCGACGTTGGTTTTGGAAAAACTGAGGTGGCGATTCGTGCCGCTTTCAAAGCAGTGGACAATTCGAAACAAGTTGCCGTTTTGGTTCCAACCACGATTTTGGCTTACCAACATTACAGAACTTTTTCAGAACGACTGAAAGATATGCCGGTTTCTATTGGTTATTTGAACCGTTTTAGAACAGCCAAACAAAAAGCGGAAACCCTCAAACAATTAGCCGAAGGAAAACTGGATATTGTTATCGGAACGCATCAATTGGTCAACAAGAACGTAGTTTTCAAAGACCTTGGATTGTTGATTGTCGATGAGGAACAAAAATTTGGAGTGAACGTAAAAGACAAACTCAAAACCATCGCCGCCAATGTGGATACCTTGACATTAACGGCAACGCCAATTCCGAGAACCTTGCAGTTTTCGTTGATGGCAGCACGCGATTTATCCGTAATCACAACTCCTCCGCCCAATCGTTATCCTATTGAAACGAACGTTGTTGGTTTCAGCGAAGAGCTTATTCGGGATGCAATTTCGTATGAAATTCAGCGTAGCGGACAGGTTTTCTTTATCAATAACCGAATAGAGAACATTAAGGAAGTTGCCGGAATGATTCAGCGTTTGGTGCCTGATGCCCGAGTGGGAATTGGTCACGGCCAAATGGAAGGCAAGAAATTAGAGGAATTGATGTTGGCTTTTATGAACGGCGAATTCGATGTTTTGGTGGCGACCACCATTATCGAAAGTGGATTGGACGTTCCCAATGCGAATACCATTTTCATTAACAATGCCAATAATTTTGGCCTGTCCGATTTACATCAAATGCGTGGTCGTGTGGGTCGAAGCAATAAGAAAGCATTTTGTTATTTCATTTGTCCTCCTTATTCTGCTATGACGGATGATGCTCGAAAACGAATTCAGGCTTTGGAACAATTTTCGGAATTGGGAAGCGGTTTCAACATTGCGATGAAGGATTTGGAAATTCGTGGTGCGGGAGATTTATTAGGTGGTGAACAAAGTGGTTTTATCAACGAAATTGGTTTTGACACTTACCAAAAAATTATGAACGAAGCTATCGATGAATTGAAGGAAAACGAATTCAAGGATTTGTATGAAAACGAAGATAGCGGAGTCGAAAAAGAATATGTCAAAGACCTGCAAATCGACACCGATTTTGAGTTGTTGTTTTCCGATGAATACATCAACAATGTTACGGAGCGTTTGAGTTTGTACAACGAATTGGGCAACGTGACCAACGAAGAGGAATTAATCGTCTTCCAAAATAAACTGATTGACCGTTTTGGTCCAATGCCACCACGAGCAAATGCTTTGATGAATAGCATTCGCATTAAATGGGTTGCTACCAAAGTGGGAATTGAAAAATTGGTAATGAAAAAAGGCAAGATGATTGGTTATTTTGTGGCCGATCAAAACTCGGATTTTTATACTTCCAAGCGTTTTCATCAAGTGATTCAGTTTGTGCAAAAAAACAGCAACATTTGCGTGATGAAAGAAAAACAAACACCAGCGGGTTTACGACTTTTATTGACTTTTGATAATGTGAAAACCACGAGGAGGGCTTTGGAATTGATGGAGATGTTGGGGAAGGATTAA
- a CDS encoding (Fe-S)-binding protein: MNTISDLKVVYFPSCINRSMGKNSFQAEDDLQLTALTHQLLVRAGFSIIYPEAIDTHCCGMPFSSKGFAEVNHAQSSALEIALLNASENGKYPVLYDMSPCFYHSKEEFSNALKIVDPIEFMLDYVMPHLNVKNKKDTVAVFPVCSVKKIGKMDQLLALSQLCANEVTMIDSNCCGFAGDRGFLIPELNEHGLRELKEQISTNCKEGYSTSRTCEIGLERTSGIDFKSIFYLIEEVTR, translated from the coding sequence ATGAATACAATTTCCGATTTAAAAGTAGTGTACTTCCCTTCTTGCATCAACAGGAGTATGGGCAAAAATAGTTTTCAAGCCGAAGACGATCTTCAATTGACTGCACTAACCCATCAATTATTGGTTCGAGCCGGATTCTCCATAATTTATCCCGAAGCAATTGACACGCATTGTTGTGGAATGCCTTTTTCGAGCAAAGGTTTTGCCGAAGTCAATCACGCCCAATCCAGCGCCTTGGAAATAGCCCTTTTAAATGCTTCGGAAAACGGAAAATATCCCGTTTTGTATGATATGAGTCCGTGTTTTTACCATTCGAAAGAAGAGTTTTCGAATGCCTTAAAAATTGTCGATCCCATCGAATTTATGTTGGATTACGTGATGCCGCATTTGAATGTAAAAAATAAAAAAGATACTGTTGCTGTTTTCCCAGTTTGTTCTGTGAAAAAAATCGGAAAAATGGACCAGCTTTTGGCTTTGTCCCAACTTTGCGCCAATGAAGTAACGATGATTGACAGCAATTGTTGTGGTTTTGCCGGAGACCGAGGTTTCCTGATTCCAGAACTCAACGAACACGGATTGCGAGAACTAAAAGAACAAATTTCCACCAACTGCAAAGAAGGCTATTCCACCAGCAGAACCTGCGAAATTGGATTGGAAAGAACAAGCGGCATCGATTTTAAATCGATTTTTTACTTGATTGAGGAAGTGACGAGGTAG